The sequence below is a genomic window from Wyeomyia smithii strain HCP4-BCI-WySm-NY-G18 chromosome 1, ASM2978416v1, whole genome shotgun sequence.
GGCACATCCGCTGGACAACACCAGACTGATAGAAGTGAAACCGGATGTTGTCCATCTTTTCAAGTCTGTTGTACGGGGATTTTTAACCAATAAGGTTTTCTTATTATTCGATGACGTGGTTAAGAAATATAACCTCAACTCAGCCAAAGTTGACATGACGCATCTAATTGACCTGATACACTTCGAGGAGAAAAATAAGTTGAAGGTCGCTCATAAGCTCGAATTGGAACACCTCTTAAAAATTTCGAGCTTCGACAGTATAAAGGTTGAAAACTCTGTAAGGGTATGCAACTTGACGGTTGCAGCGGCGTTGCGGTATTATGCAGTACACGCTAACCGTCCAGACGTTTTGCCGACCGCACTCTTCATTGAGATAGTTTCCAATTGGTTCAACCTGCTGTCGAACCGGAGTAGACAGATGGCTCTTAGCAAAGGTAAGCACAGTAGATACGTCTACTTATGTTGTGTTTCTTTGTGTACtaattctttctctcttttcgtTATGTGTAACTTTTTTACAGAAGCATTCAGCATCAGGGTTCAAACGCGCTATTAAAATCGAGTAGTTTTAATCGCGCCGTTACTGTTGAATACATAGTGCCGAAATTTCTATTAAATTAGATTCCATCATATAGATATAAATTATTTCTTCCTTCTCTAGGAGCGAGACATTGTAGATTTATTGGGAAATATTGACAATACAGTTTTTAACGCGCCATTATGGCGGACGCTATTATAATGCAAAGTTCATAATAAATTACCCACTCTTTTGGCAGCTCTGCTTGAAGTTTGAAGCCTTCATATATttcatcaaaagaaaaatataataaaagaaaatttgtgttgccaatttttcagaaatcccaAATCTAACGTAAGCAGaaaggttcgcatattacgaacatgCATTATatcgaccgccattatggtgcgtaaaaagctggattaaAACTTCTTGACGATTAATTTGAATTTAAGATGACAGATCaacaataaatatcgaaaaataTCAATCATATCGTTTGATATTATCGACATATGTTTCAGGAAAAAGTCTAGCCCCTTGTTCCTTACTCTCCATTTGTCCATCACTTTTCATTATCGTTTAATGTGTCTTCCTCCTTCACACTTTTTTCTCATCTTCCCACCGTATCTCAATGTGCAATATATGATTCTAAGTACTGATGCTAGGATGATATTATTTTCAGGAAACTTGGTGGCGTATAATAGAAGCATCGGTTTCCTGCGGGACTGCTGCGACTTCTTCTTCGGCTTGGCTGTTGGTGGTAGCTGGGAACCGTGGCAATCCGCAACAATACTAGCCACTAAAGCTATCAGCTATCACGCGGTTTAGCTTTATCCTGACGGGTAGATTCACCCAAGACTGTCTGGAGAAAGTTTTCTCGCAGGTCAGAATAAAGCAGAAAAAACCATCGGCGTTGCAATTTCAAGCCATACTGAAACAAATATGTGTTTCACAATACATGCTTGAAATTGCCAACAGTTCGTACGAGTTCGATGGCGGCGAATTCATTGGTGGCATAAAAGCAATCTACGATGCTCGTGCGGGAGCTGTGCAGCAGGAAATTATACTTAGCCCACCTATAAAGCTGCCCCTAATGGCAGCAACTATTTCGGCCGACGCTGCCGAAGCTGCGCTCCCGCAACCGGAAAAAAATGCGCTGTATTATGTATGCGGTGTAATAGCGCGAAAAATAGCAGCTACAGCAGCAGTTTGCCCTCAATGCTTAGAAACTTTGCTCTCTACTACGGTACCATTTGATAGGTACAGGGCTTTCACAAATTACAAGGATTATACTGGAGAATCGTTGGTTTCTGTTAATGaaccaacatttttttattttttgagattGGAACTGGCCTTTCGAGAACTCATGGAAACCCACCAGCATACGGAGAACGTCAACAAGATTGTGGAGGGACGAATGCTTGAAATCCCAGCGCATAATATTTTACCATGTCATAAACTTAGAGAAAGGATTGTGAAGCGGTATCTCATGTTCCGGCTGAAAACATGGGAACCAAAGAGAACCCCAAAAAGGAAATATGACAGCAAGTCGATGGCGCTGTAAAATCAGGTAAGAACAATCAAAGATTTTAactttagtttttttaaatttttttatcttttacaGCGTCATAATACGACTGTCTGGGCTGCTCTGAGGCTTCACACAATCTTCTCTAAGTTGACAACATGGCGGAGATGTGATGAACTGGGACTTCGGCTAACCGTATGCGGATAGGTATCCATAGAGTGGGTACAGTTTCATCATGGTCAATTGCTTTGTACCTATCGAATGAAGTCAATGTTTCTAAGCACGGAGTTAAAATTGCTATTGCATCGCTTGTACCGCATACATGATACAGGCATTGTTCCAAACATGCGTCGTGGATATTGCGAATGCCATTAAACTCCGCCACAGGCTGAAGAAGTTTACTCCAGTTTTCTTTGCTTTTACGTTCCTTGCGCTGTGGGCTTCATTCAACTTATTATTCTACTAGAGCCTGTAGATGTCGAACGCATGCGTTATTTTTGGCTTATGTTGAGTTGAAGTtatatttccgaaaaccaacAGCCACAACAGATTTAAATCTATGGATGATGTTCGATATTTCCTTCATCACTCAGTGGATACAGTGGATGTGGTTTTTGTTGCAAAATGTAAAGTGGTGTTCAATTCTCAACAATGTTCATGCCCGAATTTTGTTAGCAGGAACTAGACGTCATGTACCGAATTTTACTGTCTggaccagtgctgataaaagtcattttcaccagcaaaattcttcgaaaattacagccaatcattttcaattttcacttccaatgatcgcagcactctttcagatacactagattttcgtcctagtaacgtgctgttatactcagatgaaatagatcgcgctcatcgttcacggttacggaataaaatttgacgacaaatccaaccaaatgatcttcacttcaaagcgaaaaagaaaaacaaacagtccacttaaccaaaatgaaccttaccgaaacactttttcactgacactgaccgatgccttgacaatcttcgttaactgataaactgattttgttgtcttgctttcatcgcatgaaatataatgaggtgttttgacagttcacttccatgcaaaaagcgggaagggagaactctgaaaggattgtaaaaaaatagagtttatggatgctttttttcactttcactcaagagtgtcaacaaatatcaaccctggtctgAACATCAGCTTCCATGGTGAGGTGGTGACTAGTCCACGCTTCCGTCTACTAGTATGAAAAACCTATCTGGAGAGGTTGGAGAAGGGTAATCGGTTCAATAGAATAACCGCAGCCTAACAGTAGGAGTTAATCTCTGCAAAGCCATCCCATCGTTGATGATTGACGATGATCGACCTCTTCCTAGCATGGATGCCTGATTTGGTTTCAAAACGCTCGATGCTCCTCTGGCATGACTCGTAGTCATTTTATCGTTCTACGAATTCCTCTAGTTTAGCCAAGCAACAGTTCTGCGGTTCTCATTGAAGGTACATTTCAAGCTGTTGGCGGTTAGGAGGAGTCTCAGGTTCAATACACGTCACGTTTTGTCAGTGTTTTATTCAAGTCGCTATGTTTTGTTCGGATGGATTCCTGGATAGGCTTACTCTTCGTAAGGTAATTTGTCTACAGGTAGCTGTGGATCTTTTTTATTCATGTATTGCCTTCCCCTACAGCTCCGATACACGCAGTTTaggttcagttcagttttaataGTTGCTACGGCACATTTTGTACACTAGTGGCTTATATTTTATAAGGTAAATTCTCTTTGAGTTCTTATGGAATTTTATAAATCAAATACTAATATCTTTCAGTTACATTTATTGAATTAAGACTAAACATTTTCTAATAGTTGCTACGGCACATTTTGTACACTAGTGGCTTATATTTCATAAGGTAAATTCtctttgatttcttttgaaattgTATAATTAATTAAATACTAATTTCTTTCAGTTACATTTTGAATTAAGACTAAACATTTTCTAATAGTTGCTACGGCACATTTTGTACACTAATGGCTTATATTTTATAAGGTAAATTCTCTTCGAGTTATTATGGAATTGTATAATTAATTAAATACTAATTTCTTTCAGTTACATTTATTGAATTAAGACTAAATATTTTCTAATAGTAGCTACGGTACATTTTGTATACTAGTGGCTTATTTTTTATAAGGTAAATTCTCTTTGAGTTCTTATGGAATTGTATAATTAATTAGATACTAATTTCTTTCAGTTACATTTATTGAATTAAGACTaaatattttctaatagttGCTACGGCACATTTTGTACGCTAGTGGCTTATGTTTTAGAAGGTAAATTCTCTTTGAGTTCTTATGGAATTGTATAAATAATTAAATACTAATTTCTTTCAGTTACATTTATTGAATTAAGACTAAACATTTTCTAATAGTTGCTACGGCACATTTTGTATACTAGTGGCTTATATTTTATGAGGTAAATTCTCTTTGAGTTCTTATGGAATTGTATAGTTAATTAAATACTAATTTCCATTAGTTACATTTATTGAATTAAGactaaacattttttaatagtTGCTACGGCACATTTTGTACACTAGTGGCTTATATTTTATAAGGTAAATTCTCTTTGGGTTCTTATGGAATTGTATAATTAATTAAATACTAATTCCTTTCAGTTACATTTATTGAATTAAGACTAAACATTTTCTAATAGTTACTACGGCACATTTTGTATACTAGTGGCTTATATTTTACAAGGTAAATTCTCTTTGAGTTCTTATGGAATTGTATAATTAATTAAATACAAATTTCTTTCAGTAACATTTATTGAATTAAGACTAAGTATTTTCTAACAGTAGCTACGGCACATTTTGTAAACCTGTGGCTTATATTTTATAAGGTAAATTCTTTTTGAGTTCTTATGGAATTGGAGGTGGGTCCCGCAATTTGAGGTGGGTTGTCCGATTGACCCAAGCGGACTACCAGGAAGGCAGCAGGAAGACTGCTATAGGCGAGTCGGCCGGTTCTGGAGGACCATCAGAAGGAGGCAGCTTTTAGGACTGGACGGCTTGCCATTCCTGACTTCAAGCGGACTGCTTGTGGAGGTTGTGGCTTCGGTGAGAAAGCCGAATATAAGGCGGCCGGCATTCTACAGCTGCCACGCTCGGACGGTGATGGACGATGGCGGAGGGGTGTCGGATGACACTACTACCGTGTCCGCCGCCAGTCACAGTACCCTTCCtccaatctgaattctacagtacctctgttgactcgcCTTCTAACAAAAATCCCTATTAAAATacaactggtgtgagtaacgcaTGAAAGTTctttccagggaattgtaatcagGCGacattgttaggatggacagacggtatagtagagcattaggcttgaaacggaaaggtaaacttacacacaagcacggatatgtatgataagcgtatcacttactccAATAGGCTAcaatcaaagatgactagaacaagatacctgactcttgcagaattcatcggacatggttgtcgctgcgcgtgatcaaaagtcgaactaatttatacactgttaatatgatgtatacttaacgtcaaaatcaactgacccTGGACTAGGTTTAATCTTTTGGCGTTTCCTCTATAAtctaataaacttttttttaccgtTTTTGTATTATTATTTAATTGCCTCTGAAATGCATGGCTTTATGCGCAAGATATATAATGATTTTAATGTatctaaacaatatttttcagaTAGTTTTTGATATGATTCTATTCTTTGACACCTCGTTACACCATATCTCTACACATCAAGCCATGGATTTGAAGTAGCCAGAAAGGCTGAGCAATCCGCAGTTTTAGTCTACTATATTGATTCAGTGTAGAACGCATCCACATTCATCCCCCGTGAAAACACCATCGTCAGTGCAAGCACGCGGGCGCATTTCACGAGCAACGCGAACCTCAGGAGTCAAAACAAAACGCACAAAACGTCCCAAACAGCAGGCGTTTTTGCGATGCTCCTCTTTCGTATCGACATTCGCTTGCTTCTTCGCGTTATCGTTTTCCCGTAAGTGGGCAGTGTTTTCTTCGCCGTCGCGGCCCCCCATACAGATGATTGAATTGACATTCAAGTGACATTCCGTGCAGTCGTCGACGTCGTTTTTTTCGTGCAACCATTGGAAGCGACAGAAAATCGTCCGTAGGCTAGGTTTTTACTTTTCATTTTATGAGTGAAAATGTTCTGAAAGCGCACAGAAATAGTTCGGTTGGTTGCTTAAAATTGATCTGCTGCGGAAGCACGTGGGTTTCCTCCAGACGAAACAGGCGTGGCGTTGAAAAAAAGGCTTTCTACTCTAGCTGCTCTACGTTGTGTCGCAAGGCAAGGAAAAGAATCAGACCGAACTAGTTCACGCACACGGTTGAGGTGAGATTTCACATTTCATTGGctctgacgactctgttgatattggtttggtttttacttgcgaaagtgaaggagggaaatatttttgcttttgttttcacacataaattgacaattgcatatgagagttcgcgtaggtgcgaacagccttaaaaatctcttttacttgtgtcagggccaatttcATTTCGTCAAAAAGGTTAATCATCTCGGTGTTTCACTCGCAGATTTCAGCTGGTAATTGGCTAGGATGAGGAGCCGCAGCAATTCCGGTGTCCGGCTGGACTATTACCAGCGGATTGTGCACCGGTTGATCATGTCCCATCAGCAACCTGTAACCGGATTGTTTCCCGCTAGTTCAGAAAATTCACATGCCTGGGTAGGTAACCAAGTTAGTTAGAGAGTTTTTCCCGCTTGTGGCGAATGCTTGCttattatgggtattcatgtcgagctcgtaaacaaatacccagccgtaaaaattctcacctccattgacgagtaatggaagatacacagtttacggctgggtattcgtatacgagctcgatgtgaagacccctattatgTTTTCTGACGTAATTGGGTCTTAAAGTTACATGAGTTACACTTATTATCCGTGCAGCGCTGCCAATTTGGCAAAGGATTGGCGGGACAAACCGTAAGAACTGTTCAAATATAATCTTAAGTTCGATGGGAATTGGCACTTGCTTTCGCTTGTTTTGATTATTGCCACAGTCGTATATTTTGTTCGCGCATTAATTAGCACAAGTTATAACGCAAGGTTGAGCTAGTCTTTTATACCTTGAACGCTACGGGGAATAAGTGGAAACGCCATTTTTGCGCACTTGGCAGCACTGCTTTTTCGCCACAGCTTATAAAACAATTAAGGTCAACTCAATTAATTATTTCATTTCTGTAGGTTCGCGATAATGTTTATTGTATTTTGGCCGTTTGGGGTTTGTCGATGGCGTACAAGAAAATTGCCGACCAGGATGAGGATCGGGCCAAAGCGTACGAGCTGGAACAGTGCTGCGTGAAGTTGATGCGCGGCTTACTGATGGCCATGATGAATCAGAAGGACAAAGTGGAGCGGTTCAAGATTTCGCAGAACCCGCTCGACTCGCTGCATGCGAAATATTCGAGCAAAAACGGTCAACCCGTGGTTGGCGATGGCGAATGGGGCCACTTGCAGATTGACGCGATCTCACTGTACTTGTTGATTTTGGCTCAGATGACCGCATCTGGGTTACAGATTGTATTCTCCCTAGACGAGGTGTCTTTTATACAGAATTTAGTTTTCTACATCGAGTCCGCTTACTGCATTCCGGACTACGGTATATGGGAGAGGGGAGACAAATCGAATCACGGTCAGACCGAGTTAAATGCCAGCTCGATTGGAATGGCGAAAGCCGCACTGGAGGCTATGAACGAGCTGGACTTGTTTGGAGCTCGCGGAGGTTCGGGCAGTGTGATTCACGTGTTGGCAGATGAGGCTCACAAGTGCCAAGCTGTGTTGCAGTCAATGCTGCCAAGAGAGTCCAACAGCAAAGAACTGGATGCCGGATTGCTGTCGGTAATTGGTTTCCCTGCTTTTGCGTGTGATGACCCGCAGCTGATTGAAGCTACCCAAGATGCTATTGTTAATCGCCTGCAAGGACGCTATGGGTGTAAGAGATTTCTTCGTGACGGTTATAAAACCCCTAATGAGGACGTTACGAGACTGTACTATGAACCGTGGGAGCTACGTATGTTCGAAAATATTGAGAGCGAGTGGCCTTTGTTCTTTTGCTACCTAATTCTGAACAAAGCGTTTCAGAACGACAAGGAATCTGTCAATGAGTACTCAAACAAGTTGGAGGAAATTTTGGTTAAGACCGAAGAGGGAATGCGACTGGTTCCGGAGTTGTATGCCGTCCCGGCCAATGTTGTAAGTTCGGAGTATCAATTGCCGGGTTCACAGCAGCGAGACGTCGTTGGGCGTTGTCCATTTTTGTGGGGTCAATCATTGTATATTTTGGGAAAGCTGCTACAGGAGGTCATTAGTGTGGTTTACTTTTCGACATTTCGTTGAGGTTATGTTTGCTTGTAGGGCTTCCTAGCTGTTGGTGAATTGGATCCGCTTAATCGTCGTTTGGGAGCCCAGAAGAAACCCGATGTGGTTGTGCAGGTAGTGATTCTGGCTGAAGACAACGACATTCGTGACAAACTCGCAGAACACGGCATTCATGTTCAGACCATCGCAGATGTGGCTCCAATAGAGGTACAACCGGCTCGTGTTCTAAGCCATCTGTACACTTATCTTGGTCGAAACAAGAAGCTTGGCCTCAGCGGTCGTAAATCCCGTGACGTCGGTATTCTCAGTACCAGCAAGCTGTACTCTCTGAAAGATCGCATCTTCGCCTTCACACCTCAGGTAAGGGCTGATTCTTGCCTTGGCCCACTGCAGCGGGTTAAGCGCAATGTATTTTTTGCCATTTCGCGAACACTTCCATTCCTAGCAGCATCCAAGAGGAGCGAAtcggtttttgttttctttttatgtTTCCAAATAACTTATTTCACCGCCAAACAACACCTCTAGTTTTCCGACGTAAACCGGTTCTACATCGCCTCGGACAACGAACTGATGATCGATCTGCTGAAGGGAGAGATTAACTTTCTCAAATCGGCCTGGCAGAATCTGCTCGGACGGCCGCTGCTGACACTGGTGCTGAAAACCGTTCATCTAGGTCGGTGGAATTTGCCCTGCTTTGTGCTTCCTATTCCTAAATCTCCCTGTTGTCCCTTCTCTAGCTGTAGTGGATTGTGTAATTGTAAAAGTTCATTCCCCAGTCATCACTTCCTTCTTTCAAATACTCTCTCTATCTTCTCTCTGTGCTACCGTGAGATGACGAAGTGACGTAAGTGTCATTTTTTCGAATATAGGggtttcatgccaatttgttcattattcgcagacctatcttttggtatcttccttttcgttgttacttattcgtacgttgcataaaatcaaaaaatgaaAGTGACGTAGGCACCCATTTCAATATAAAAGTGCcaagaaattcattcgtttttgggccgtactgaaaaactgatcacttggatctacgtcacaatgttaTCTCACGGCAGTGTAGCACAACGATTTCCCTAAGCTTGTTAAAAGAAGGCAAGCGTATCAGTTTACATTTATCtaaactgccgttctacgcatggTTGTTCTAGTGAAGTTCGCTTGCCTTTCTTTGATGTGCTCACACTTCAATTTAGGTTCTTTTTAGTTCAGTATCCAATTAGTAAATGTTTAACTTAAACATACGACTGTACATATGCTTCATGAGTAAAGATCTACGGTTACTAGAATTTCTGCTCCATCTTACACTTGCGACAACTGTCCCGCTCTTTCTGATTTTCTTTCCTGCACCTGCAAACACTGCTCTCCATACACGGAAGATAAAAGATAAGACTGCTTCCCTGAACCATTGCACGTAACTTTCCGTAGCATCCCCCTCTTAATAGGAATCCGGGTCTTTCAACAATCGGCGCTTCGTTAACACACTGAACAGCCGCCAACGGTCGTCTAGTTGATCCTGCAGGACATTCATCAGCCGTCGCCTCAAACATTGTTGCACAACGGATGTGAACCGACAATCGCCTCTAGCTCTCTGAAATATGGTTGCATTGTGTGCCGGTGGAATCGCTTTAATTGGCAAaactttttctctttcttctttttttcgttCTAATTTCTTTGACCAAAATTGGCGTGggttcgaaacaaaaaaaaaaaacgtcatgGAACCGCCTCATCTGTGCTTGTTTTGTGATaaatacacacccacacattcACCCCTGCACTCCCCGCTGACACACAACAACGCATCATTTGGTGGTGACGGTGGTTGTGTGCGCGCTTGTTCTCCGATCTGCGTGCGTTGCTAGATCTTTGACTATGACGAATACTACACGTCCCGCGATCCGGCCTTGCTGGTCAGCAATTTCATGGACGTTCTTGCGTTCCTCAGCATTAGCTGGCACCATCTGTTGGGTCGGCCAACGATCACACTGACCGCCAATCATTGGCTCATAGGTAATTACTGTTGTTTTCTTAAGTTTCTTTTCTTGTCATCCGATCATTGATCGTGTCCATTCAACAAAAACAAttgcatacacacatacacacgcagaTCATCTGTCATCATTGCAACTCATTGCCTTACCAGAGGATCGAAGGAAATTATCATCTTACATCTATCACCTTACCCAATTTTATGCTCGTTATTGTGCTGTTCACGGCTGGTTCGGCTCCAGAATCAGTCTTCTGTTTGCGTCTTTGTTTGCGATGGCTTTGTGTTTGATGTTTGTTTCATAGTTTTGTTATTGTGCTTTGCTGCTGTTGACTGAAAGTGCGGAGATTCGGAATGATCATGGCTCATGTTCATCATATTACTTACTACCAATCTCGAATCTTTACATGGTTCAGTAGAATATTAGGCCAGGATATTACATTTGTGCTCGCTGTGGGAAAGTTGGGACCGATTGCTCAAGAGTATAAGGGTCTCataggtttttaatttttcaacactTCTCGGAAAACGTTTTGTAGGATTCACAAGTTGACACAGGTCGATTAAAGAACGACAAAAAGCGGTTGGTCTAgctgtttattttaaaattaaaaaaaaacgtatgtAACTAATCGTAGCAGTCTGTTCCTTGTAATGTAACCTAATAGttttaacaaacaaaaatttattatATAGGTGACTAATTCGTTCAAAgaataaaagttttattttcatcGGACTTTTTTGCCCGGAGGTGATAATAAAACCTAACCATAGAAAATGTTACTAAATTTAAGCGAAAATTCGAACTAATAGCAGTAAGGTTACTTTCCTAGTAGTTTTCAGTTTAGCCATTATGCTTTTAAGTAGCTTCTTTATGTTAAGTAAACGTCTTTAAATGTATAATTTCCTGTTGTGCGTTATTCCCCCCTATATTCATCCCTGtaaaaacttgttcagaagTCAATACTAACGGATAATATTTTACGCAGACAACAACAAAGTGCCTCTGGCAATGATGCAAACGATGAAGAAGCTTAAGTCCGGCTACATCAACGGCACCCGAGTGATCCTGGGCAATTTGGGTGATTTCATCAATACCTCGGCCATCACTGACCTGAGTTTCCTTGGTAGCCAGGAGGATGGTTATCCAGATAGTAAGTTATTGTCACAAAAGCCGAAACTTAACTGCTAAATCGAGTCGTTTTATTTCAGAGTTGAACCCCTCGGTACAATCCTATCTGGAGGAAcatttattgcggtcattcagCCACCGCACTTCTACCACCTCCATACGGTCGTCTGGATTGCGCCCGAGAAACTTGCGCCGTCGGATGTCGGTCAAGGGCGCCATCAAGAAGACACGCTCCATTAATGTGGATTGTAAGAGCCCCATTCTTGTAACGCGTAGTAGGAAGTGAACTCAATCTGACTTTATCTTCCCAGCGGAAACCCTTGGCATGGAGGGCAGCGTAACCGAGCGCCGTTTGTCTCACTCGATTACTCCCCAGTGGTTGGAGCCTAATCAGGATGGAACCGTGCAAACTTCGCGGGATACTTCACCGAATCAAGTTGGTCGCTACGGAGAGCAACGGGTTTCGATTGACGAGAACAAGAAGTTGCACATTCAAACTTCGGCTACCTCTGCCAGTAGGTCACATCTCGGGTTTTCCCCAATTAAGCACTAACCTTTGATTTCTTTTAGCGCCGAAGATTCAGGTTCAACCTCTGCCCAGACATCGAACGGCAACAGAGACCAACTTCGAAAACACCGAGGTAGAAGAGCTTATCGCAATGCTGCGCGAAACGGAAAGTCTGGAAGAGCAGGGCGATATTTTGCAACATTTGGTGGATACTCAAGGATTGGACTTCAACACCGGTAAGTTTTTTAGTGTTAACATCTTCCATTTATTTTGTCTGACATGTGTGGCAAAATCGTTCGCGGAATTCCTAGAGCAGAGGATAGATACACGAGAGTGCAGATTATTCAACGAAACTAACTAAAAAAAATCCGTTGCAATAATATCACAAATCTCATTCGTCAGCTCGAACGATTTTGCCACCACCTATCAGCGTAGAAAAACATTTCGGCTTGCATTGTGTTTTGTGATTCGTTCGAAACAGATTTTTTGGCCTAACATTTGGACCTCTAATCTCGGAAGATTTCGTTTGTGTTTGTCTATTAATTGTCTATCCAAAAAgtaccaaattttcaaattaaaaatcacaGCACACACATGGATGTTAGATCAAAAAATTGACGATTTATCTGATGAAAACCAATAGTTTAATGCATTTTTGTtcacaacttttttttgttttgttttcaaaacgcGTGTATGAAAACAACCATACTTTCACACGAACCATCAACACGCACGCTGCTCTTGTGAATGTTTTGACTTTGTGTTCCGCATCCGTTTCAACCTCTCGACAATcatacatacgcacacacacacacatacacacccataCAAACATACTACCTCGACATACGCTTTTGTGCTGCGCTGTACGTCGTGTGGCCAACATGCTTGCTCTGTCGGCTCTGTGGGCTGTGGTGGCCTCGCATGGATTGTTGCCCTCCGGTTTGTG
It includes:
- the LOC129717134 gene encoding probable phosphorylase b kinase regulatory subunit alpha isoform X1, translated to MRSRSNSGVRLDYYQRIVHRLIMSHQQPVTGLFPASSENSHAWVRDNVYCILAVWGLSMAYKKIADQDEDRAKAYELEQCCVKLMRGLLMAMMNQKDKVERFKISQNPLDSLHAKYSSKNGQPVVGDGEWGHLQIDAISLYLLILAQMTASGLQIVFSLDEVSFIQNLVFYIESAYCIPDYGIWERGDKSNHGQTELNASSIGMAKAALEAMNELDLFGARGGSGSVIHVLADEAHKCQAVLQSMLPRESNSKELDAGLLSVIGFPAFACDDPQLIEATQDAIVNRLQGRYGCKRFLRDGYKTPNEDVTRLYYEPWELRMFENIESEWPLFFCYLILNKAFQNDKESVNEYSNKLEEILVKTEEGMRLVPELYAVPANVVSSEYQLPGSQQRDVVGRCPFLWGQSLYILGKLLQEGFLAVGELDPLNRRLGAQKKPDVVVQVVILAEDNDIRDKLAEHGIHVQTIADVAPIEVQPARVLSHLYTYLGRNKKLGLSGRKSRDVGILSTSKLYSLKDRIFAFTPQFSDVNRFYIASDNELMIDLLKGEINFLKSAWQNLLGRPLLTLVLKTVHLDNNKVPLAMMQTMKKLKSGYINGTRVILGNLGDFINTSAITDLSFLGSQEDGYPDKLNPSVQSYLEEHLLRSFSHRTSTTSIRSSGLRPRNLRRRMSVKGAIKKTRSINVDSETLGMEGSVTERRLSHSITPQWLEPNQDGTVQTSRDTSPNQVGRYGEQRVSIDENKKLHIQTSATSATPKIQVQPLPRHRTATETNFENTEVEELIAMLRETESLEEQGDILQHLVDTQGLDFNTEVVGGGANDDSQSQGMLEEGRVVTVRGLLKGLYEKACQQKMWGLVRHTAGMLGKRVEDLAKAVTDLLVRQKQVTVGMPPNSEYTITAPLPEAELRTLIHEAYGDDESTAMLTQELLVYLAMFIRTEPQLFHEMLRLRVGLIIQVMAKELSRTLNCDGEQASEHLLNLSPFEMKNLLHHILSGKEFAVNSVARGNISIVSCKSSRVSKKSQIGLGKESEEAEATVIDDRQGQWLRRRRLDGALNRVPRDFYPRVWTVLERCQGLAIEGRVLPQSLTQEMTPNELKFALEVETALNTIPQPEYRQLVVEALMVLTLVTEHNIIASLGDIIYVEHLVHKANQLFLEDQRKIQGDAMLCCAKNKDIRETTTTGSLLCGGAAYICQHLYDSAPSGSFGTMTYIARAVASVLEDLPKHGDMDCTIC
- the LOC129717134 gene encoding probable phosphorylase b kinase regulatory subunit alpha isoform X3 translates to MRSRSNSGVRLDYYQRIVHRLIMSHQQPVTGLFPASSENSHAWVRDNVYCILAVWGLSMAYKKIADQDEDRAKAYELEQCCVKLMRGLLMAMMNQKDKVERFKISQNPLDSLHAKYSSKNGQPVVGDGEWGHLQIDAISLYLLILAQMTASGLQIVFSLDEVSFIQNLVFYIESAYCIPDYGIWERGDKSNHGQTELNASSIGMAKAALEAMNELDLFGARGGSGSVIHVLADEAHKCQAVLQSMLPRESNSKELDAGLLSVIGFPAFACDDPQLIEATQDAIVNRLQGRYGCKRFLRDGYKTPNEDVTRLYYEPWELRMFENIESEWPLFFCYLILNKAFQNDKESVNEYSNKLEEILVKTEEGMRLVPELYAVPANVVSSEYQLPGSQQRDVVGRCPFLWGQSLYILGKLLQEGFLAVGELDPLNRRLGAQKKPDVVVQVVILAEDNDIRDKLAEHGIHVQTIADVAPIEVQPARVLSHLYTYLGRNKKLGLSGRKSRDVGILSTSKLYSLKDRIFAFTPQFSDVNRFYIASDNELMIDLLKGEINFLKSAWQNLLGRPLLTLVLKTVHLDNNKVPLAMMQTMKKLKSGYINGTRVILGNLGDFINTSAITDLSFLGSQEDGYPDKLNPSVQSYLEEHLLRSFSHRTSTTSIRSSGLRPRNLRRRMSVKGAIKKTRSINVDSETLGMEGSVTERRLSHSITPQWLEPNQDGTVQTSRDTSPNQVGRYGEQRVSIDENKKLHIQTSATSATPKIQVQPLPRHRTATETNFENTEVEELIAMLRETESLEEQGDILQHLVDTQGLDFNTGMLEEGRVVTVRGLLKGLYEKACQQKMWGLVRHTAGMLGKRVEDLAKAVTDLLVRQKQVTVGMPPNSEYTITAPLPEAELRTLIHEAYGDDESTAMLTQELLVYLAMFIRTEPQLFHEMLRLRVGLIIQVMAKELSRTLNCDGEQASEHLLNLSPFEMKNLLHHILSGKEFAVNSVARGNISIVSCKSSRVSKKSQIGLGKESEEAEATVIDDRQGQWLRRRRLDGALNRVPRDFYPRVWTVLERCQGLAIEGRVLPQSLTQEMTPNELKFALEVETALNTIPQPEYRQLVVEALMVLTLVTEHNIIASLGDIIYVEHLVHKANQLFLEDQRKIQGDAMLCCAKNKDIRETTTTGSLLCGGAAYICQHLYDSAPSGSFGTMTYIARAVASVLEDLPKHGDMDCTIC